One genomic region from Arthrobacter pigmenti encodes:
- a CDS encoding PucR family transcriptional regulator encodes MAITLSALLAAPALKLQRVGTSPVTDVPVQWVAVTELEDPQPFLSGGEVVLTTGLRQKSATSQRNFVKRVHASGALAVGFGTGLSHEKVPSAFLDQADELGLPVFRVPYETPFIAIGKIVADSLSEEHYARLENLLKGHQVLASALLGGGGLPQLLRELAALLRTDVVLSQYGTRLFATGSGAEQDREWHRVPVATGLKDRCTLAIAEPYERDAIVAYAQSLISVELSNQARRRASERAVVGQLLQDVVRGTIAGTDAAARLGSAGIDTVRRQCVVIADVATGQRRALRTLPLPGKHDDVVTAILDDRLVIAVPESDGESLSREISEYLHGAGFTAKVGFGGGYAQPSGLRWSYFEARESLTRGQAVNRPDRLSLTSLLMASEDVPLADLASEALDPVAAFDERHGAELMLTLEKYLALNGSVAAVADVLQLHRNTVRYRLQQIVDLTGYDPSITADRVHLYLALNVRGLR; translated from the coding sequence ATGGCGATCACACTGTCCGCTCTGTTGGCCGCCCCTGCGTTGAAGCTGCAACGGGTGGGCACAAGCCCCGTCACCGATGTCCCGGTGCAGTGGGTCGCCGTTACCGAGCTCGAAGATCCGCAGCCGTTCCTGTCCGGCGGCGAAGTGGTTCTCACTACCGGCCTGCGTCAGAAGTCCGCGACCTCCCAACGGAATTTCGTCAAGCGTGTGCACGCCTCCGGAGCGCTGGCGGTCGGATTCGGTACCGGCCTTAGCCACGAAAAGGTGCCGTCCGCATTTCTTGATCAGGCGGACGAGCTTGGACTGCCGGTTTTCCGGGTTCCTTACGAAACCCCGTTTATCGCCATCGGCAAGATCGTCGCCGATTCACTGTCCGAAGAGCACTATGCCCGTCTCGAGAACCTGTTGAAGGGCCATCAGGTCCTCGCGTCCGCCCTGCTGGGCGGTGGCGGACTCCCCCAGCTCCTGCGCGAGCTGGCCGCCCTGCTGCGCACCGACGTCGTACTGTCCCAGTACGGAACGCGTCTCTTCGCGACCGGAAGCGGCGCGGAGCAGGACCGGGAATGGCACCGCGTACCCGTGGCCACCGGACTGAAGGACCGCTGCACCCTCGCGATCGCCGAACCCTATGAGCGTGACGCCATCGTTGCTTACGCCCAGAGCCTGATCAGCGTCGAGTTGAGCAACCAGGCGCGGCGGAGGGCGAGCGAGCGCGCCGTCGTCGGCCAACTCCTGCAGGACGTGGTGCGCGGCACCATCGCCGGGACCGACGCCGCGGCGCGCCTGGGCAGCGCGGGCATCGATACCGTGCGGCGCCAGTGCGTGGTCATTGCCGACGTCGCGACGGGGCAGCGCCGCGCCTTGCGCACCCTTCCCCTCCCGGGCAAACACGACGACGTCGTGACCGCCATCCTCGATGATCGGTTGGTGATCGCGGTGCCGGAGAGCGACGGCGAATCGCTCAGCCGCGAGATCAGTGAGTACCTGCACGGGGCGGGTTTCACCGCGAAAGTAGGTTTCGGCGGCGGGTATGCCCAGCCCAGCGGGCTGCGGTGGAGCTACTTCGAGGCTCGCGAGTCCCTCACCCGCGGCCAGGCCGTGAACCGGCCGGACCGGTTGAGCCTTACGTCACTTCTCATGGCGAGTGAGGACGTACCGCTGGCAGACCTTGCTTCGGAGGCGCTGGACCCGGTTGCTGCGTTCGATGAACGGCACGGCGCCGAACTCATGCTGACCCTTGAGAAATACCTGGCGCTCAACGGTTCGGTGGCGGCGGTGGCCGACGTGCTGCAGCTGCACCGGAACACGGTCCGCTACCGGCTCCAGCAGATTGTGGACCTGACCGGCTACGACCCGTCCATCACGGCCGACCGCGTGCACCTCTACCTCGCGTTGAACGTTCGCGGGTTGCGATAG
- a CDS encoding aminobutyraldehyde dehydrogenase, with protein MVTTLQNFINGQFVTPTGSELIDVVNPTNGEVVAKSPVSVQADIDAAMSAAKTAFPAWKAVTPGQRQLMLLKLADAIEANSDELVEAQHRNTGQVRAMIASEEIAAGADQVRFFAGAARLLEGKSAGEYFEGHTSYVRREPVGVVAQVAPWNYPFLMAIWKIGPALAAGNTIVLKPSDTTPESTLVLARLTQGILPDGVLNVVLGTGETGAAMVEHKTPAMVSITGSVRAGIAVATGAAKGLKRAHLELGGKAPAVVFADADLKKTAEAIAEFAFFNAGQDCTAITRVLVQDEAHDDLVTAMVEHTKTLTTGDADDTRNYFGPLNNINHFNSVNAVMDALPSHCSVAVGGKRSGDKGYFYEATIITGAKQTDDIVQKETFGPIITVQKFSTEDEAVEMANDVEYALASSIWTTDHGTAMRVSRDLDFGAVWINTHILLTAEMPHGGFKSSGYGKDLSMYGVEDYTRIKHVMSALDA; from the coding sequence GTGGTCACTACCCTGCAGAACTTCATCAACGGCCAGTTCGTTACGCCAACCGGCAGCGAGCTGATCGACGTCGTCAATCCCACCAATGGGGAAGTTGTCGCGAAGTCGCCGGTTTCCGTGCAGGCCGACATCGACGCCGCGATGAGCGCCGCGAAGACCGCCTTCCCGGCATGGAAAGCCGTCACTCCGGGCCAGCGCCAGCTGATGCTGCTCAAGCTCGCCGACGCCATCGAAGCGAACAGCGACGAGTTGGTTGAAGCCCAGCACCGCAACACCGGCCAGGTCCGCGCGATGATCGCATCCGAAGAGATTGCCGCCGGCGCCGACCAGGTGCGCTTCTTCGCCGGCGCCGCACGCCTCCTCGAAGGCAAGTCAGCCGGAGAGTACTTTGAGGGCCACACCTCCTACGTCCGCCGCGAACCAGTCGGCGTCGTCGCGCAGGTTGCACCGTGGAACTACCCGTTCCTCATGGCCATCTGGAAGATCGGCCCGGCGCTCGCCGCCGGCAACACCATTGTGCTCAAGCCGAGCGACACCACCCCGGAATCCACGCTCGTTCTCGCCCGCCTCACGCAGGGCATCCTGCCCGACGGCGTCCTCAACGTTGTGCTCGGAACCGGCGAGACCGGCGCCGCAATGGTGGAGCACAAGACCCCCGCCATGGTTTCGATCACCGGATCCGTCCGTGCTGGTATCGCCGTCGCGACCGGCGCGGCAAAGGGCCTGAAGCGGGCACACCTTGAGCTCGGAGGCAAGGCGCCCGCCGTCGTTTTCGCTGATGCGGATTTGAAGAAGACTGCCGAAGCCATCGCTGAGTTCGCCTTCTTCAATGCCGGTCAGGACTGCACGGCCATTACCCGTGTGCTGGTGCAGGATGAAGCGCATGATGACCTCGTGACCGCGATGGTGGAACACACCAAGACCCTCACAACCGGCGACGCCGATGACACCAGGAACTACTTCGGCCCGCTGAACAACATCAACCACTTCAATTCCGTCAACGCCGTCATGGACGCGCTGCCTTCGCACTGCTCCGTTGCGGTCGGCGGCAAGCGCTCCGGTGACAAGGGCTACTTCTACGAGGCGACCATCATCACCGGCGCCAAGCAGACCGACGACATCGTGCAGAAGGAAACCTTCGGCCCGATCATCACGGTGCAGAAGTTCTCCACCGAGGACGAAGCAGTCGAGATGGCTAACGACGTCGAATACGCCCTGGCTTCCAGCATCTGGACCACCGACCACGGCACCGCCATGCGCGTCTCCCGCGACCTGGACTTCGGCGCCGTCTGGATTAACACCCACATCCTCCTCACCGCCGAGATGCCGCACGGTGGCTTCAAGAGCTCCGGTTACGGCAAGGACCTCTCCATGTACGGCGTGGAGGATTACACCCGCATCAAGCACGTCATGAGTGCGCTGGACGCCTGA
- a CDS encoding DUF2975 domain-containing protein, with the protein MGTTMQRADRRTALGIAVVLGLAAAALSVAGALTAVAPGPLELDVPLDNLQTPALGEGIEGVQNAEYANTTLTLTDITSDERWLLGSASAFGFLAVIVALAMLAWLGWRIYRREPFTRRLPWLIGGTGIAVMVSGTVGSMLHMFGVHAVLERIQLLPARDDSAFFIMELDLLPFVVGIGAVLVAGAFEAGYRLRRDTDGLI; encoded by the coding sequence ATGGGAACAACAATGCAACGGGCTGACCGGCGCACTGCCTTGGGAATCGCCGTCGTACTTGGACTTGCCGCCGCGGCACTGTCTGTGGCCGGTGCACTGACCGCCGTCGCACCCGGCCCGCTTGAACTGGACGTACCGCTCGACAACCTGCAAACGCCGGCACTGGGCGAGGGAATTGAGGGTGTGCAAAACGCGGAGTACGCAAACACGACGCTCACCCTGACAGACATCACGAGCGATGAGCGTTGGCTCCTCGGTTCGGCGTCCGCATTCGGGTTCCTTGCAGTGATCGTCGCTCTTGCCATGCTCGCTTGGCTGGGGTGGCGGATCTACCGGCGCGAGCCGTTCACCCGCCGACTGCCGTGGCTCATCGGGGGCACCGGGATTGCGGTCATGGTGAGCGGGACCGTTGGCTCAATGCTGCACATGTTCGGCGTTCATGCGGTTCTGGAACGAATTCAGTTGCTGCCCGCGCGGGATGACAGCGCGTTCTTCATCATGGAACTGGACCTTCTGCCGTTCGTGGTCGGGATTGGCGCGGTGCTGGTTGCCGGAGCATTCGAGGCCGGGTACCGGCTTCGACGAGATACCGACGGGCTCATCTAG
- a CDS encoding isochorismatase family protein — protein sequence MTKRTDTALLVVDAQESFRQRTDDWAATANPKVLDHIAQLVEHARSSGDQVVWVTHSEPGTDGVFDPVNGHVRVVPELKPADNEMQVTKTSVNAFTTTNLQQQLTLRGVRRLVICGIRTEQCCETTARVASDLGFDVEFVIDATTTSGIPAGGNYGDVSGEDLMDRTAGILAARGFATIVTTAQRVGEPVAV from the coding sequence ATGACTAAGCGAACCGATACCGCCCTCCTGGTGGTCGATGCCCAGGAGTCCTTCCGCCAGCGCACTGATGACTGGGCGGCAACCGCCAACCCAAAGGTGCTGGACCACATCGCACAGCTGGTGGAGCACGCACGTTCCAGCGGCGATCAGGTTGTGTGGGTAACCCACTCTGAGCCCGGGACTGACGGAGTGTTCGATCCAGTGAACGGCCACGTCCGGGTTGTGCCTGAACTCAAACCTGCGGACAACGAGATGCAGGTTACGAAAACCTCGGTCAACGCCTTCACGACCACCAACCTTCAACAGCAACTGACGCTTCGGGGTGTCCGCCGTCTGGTGATCTGCGGGATCCGCACGGAGCAGTGTTGCGAGACGACGGCGCGGGTGGCCAGTGATCTTGGCTTCGACGTGGAGTTCGTGATTGATGCCACGACAACGTCCGGCATTCCAGCGGGAGGGAACTATGGAGACGTTTCCGGTGAAGACCTGATGGATCGGACCGCCGGCATCCTGGCTGCGCGTGGTTTCGCCACGATCGTGACCACTGCCCAGCGGGTGGGAGAACCAGTGGCAGTGTGA
- a CDS encoding CGNR zinc finger domain-containing protein has product MHLNPYGEYAVLLAASLANAWPDNRAGVVTRARDFGMTMQFPEGPEDHEHTRQVIDEWLRVVDTSIPDARAELLNAQMAEATAYPRLTDHDNEGWHLHYRDDGQGLPAVLRAVISVGTSLHLVTRGMHRVSRCEAAPCRQVVVDVTRNGRQRYCSVRCGNRAAVRRHRAQSTKH; this is encoded by the coding sequence ATGCATCTCAACCCTTACGGAGAGTACGCGGTTCTGTTGGCGGCATCGCTGGCAAACGCATGGCCTGACAACCGGGCGGGCGTCGTGACACGCGCCCGCGATTTCGGCATGACCATGCAGTTTCCGGAGGGCCCGGAGGATCACGAACACACACGGCAGGTCATAGATGAGTGGCTCCGCGTCGTCGACACATCCATCCCGGACGCGCGGGCCGAGCTGTTGAATGCGCAGATGGCAGAGGCCACAGCGTACCCACGCCTGACGGATCACGATAACGAGGGTTGGCATCTGCACTACCGCGATGATGGTCAAGGGCTGCCTGCCGTGTTGCGCGCCGTGATCAGCGTCGGCACATCGCTGCACCTTGTCACCCGAGGCATGCATCGGGTGAGCCGTTGCGAAGCGGCGCCTTGCCGCCAGGTTGTTGTTGACGTCACCCGCAACGGGCGCCAGCGCTACTGTTCAGTGCGTTGCGGCAATCGAGCAGCGGTCCGAAGGCACCGCGCCCAATCGACGAAGCACTGA
- a CDS encoding agmatine deiminase family protein, translating to MPAETTPQDRVWMAFPPGGYTLGDTAEEAHAARSTWAAVANAVVDFAPVTMLVDPADLGIAATYLRPTIEVETAPLNDAWMRDIGPTFVHDDDGGLAAIDWVFNGWGQQDWARWDKDELIGARVAELANVKRISSKLVNEGGGIHVDGEGTVLVTETVQLDPFRNPGLTKRDVEAELVRTLGATKVIWLPRGLTRDSEQYGTRGHVDIVATIPEPGTLLVHSQQNPEHPDYQVSREIIAYLATTTDAAGRPWRIIEVPAPETLTDDDGWVDYSYINHLVVNNGVIACTFNDPMDDKALAILADAYPGRTLRGVDARELFARGGGIHCITQQQPAIN from the coding sequence ATGCCCGCGGAAACCACGCCGCAGGACCGGGTGTGGATGGCGTTCCCTCCCGGCGGTTACACCCTGGGTGACACCGCCGAAGAAGCTCACGCCGCCCGTAGCACCTGGGCGGCGGTGGCAAACGCCGTCGTCGACTTTGCGCCCGTGACCATGCTGGTTGACCCGGCCGACTTAGGAATCGCCGCCACCTACCTTCGGCCCACGATCGAAGTAGAGACCGCGCCCCTGAATGACGCCTGGATGCGGGACATCGGTCCCACTTTCGTGCACGACGACGACGGCGGCCTCGCGGCCATCGACTGGGTGTTCAACGGCTGGGGTCAGCAGGACTGGGCCCGCTGGGACAAGGACGAACTCATCGGCGCCCGTGTCGCGGAACTGGCGAATGTGAAGCGGATTTCCTCGAAGCTCGTCAATGAGGGCGGCGGAATCCACGTGGACGGCGAGGGGACCGTACTGGTCACCGAAACCGTTCAACTGGATCCCTTCCGCAACCCGGGCCTTACCAAGCGTGACGTTGAAGCGGAGCTCGTCCGGACCCTCGGCGCCACCAAGGTCATCTGGCTTCCACGAGGCCTCACCCGCGACTCCGAACAGTACGGAACCCGTGGCCATGTGGACATTGTCGCCACCATCCCCGAACCGGGAACGCTGCTGGTCCACAGCCAGCAAAACCCGGAGCACCCGGACTACCAGGTGAGCCGCGAGATCATCGCGTACCTCGCCACCACCACCGACGCCGCCGGACGACCCTGGCGCATCATCGAGGTGCCGGCTCCGGAAACCCTGACCGACGACGACGGGTGGGTGGACTACAGCTACATCAACCACCTCGTGGTCAACAACGGCGTCATCGCCTGCACGTTCAACGACCCCATGGACGACAAGGCATTGGCCATCCTCGCTGACGCCTACCCCGGGCGCACCCTCAGAGGCGTCGACGCCCGCGAACTCTTCGCCCGCGGCGGCGGAATCCACTGCATCACCCAGCAGCAGCCTGCTATCAACTGA
- a CDS encoding APC family permease, whose amino-acid sequence MSTTQVRATNEKFSSKGLKTGQLGLLAVVVIGISTIAPAYVLTSTLGPTVQSIGVHLPAIFIVGFIPMFLVALGYRELNSDTPDSGTTFTWVTKAFGPYIGWIGGWGLLAANIIVLSNLAGVAVDFFYLFLAQLTGQEAIADLAGIRWLNILTCLVFVGAAVWVSCRGVKTTKAVQYGLVGLQVVVLAWFVIAAFSRIGQGTDPQAIAFSWDWFNPFGIDSFSAFAVGLSLSIFAFWGWDVCLTVSEETRNGKKTAGLAAAVTAVVVLGIYLLGAIATVMFAGVGTEGVGLNNPDISENVFAALAAPVMGPFAILLSLAVLSSCAASLQSTFVSPARSLLAMGYYKALPDKFATVHPRFRSPVFATIVAGVISAGFYSLMRVISDNVLNDTIMALGLMICFYYGLTALACVWYFRRTAFASARNLVFRFLAPLLGGLGLIVVFLQTAIDSWDPAFGSGSEVFGVGLVFVIGVGIIALGILVMLLVRRTHPAFFRGETLRKDTPALEVAE is encoded by the coding sequence ATGAGCACAACTCAAGTGCGCGCAACGAATGAAAAGTTCTCCAGCAAGGGCCTGAAGACAGGGCAGTTGGGGCTGCTCGCCGTCGTCGTGATCGGCATTTCCACCATCGCGCCGGCGTATGTCCTGACCAGTACGCTCGGGCCCACGGTGCAGAGCATCGGAGTGCACCTGCCTGCGATCTTCATTGTCGGCTTCATTCCGATGTTCCTGGTGGCGCTCGGCTACCGCGAACTGAACTCGGACACACCGGACAGCGGCACCACCTTCACGTGGGTGACCAAGGCGTTCGGGCCGTACATCGGCTGGATCGGCGGCTGGGGGCTGCTGGCGGCGAACATCATTGTGCTGTCCAACCTGGCCGGAGTGGCTGTCGACTTCTTCTACCTCTTCCTCGCACAGCTCACCGGGCAGGAAGCTATTGCTGACCTCGCCGGGATCCGCTGGCTCAACATCCTCACGTGCCTGGTGTTCGTCGGTGCGGCTGTATGGGTTTCCTGCCGCGGTGTGAAGACCACCAAGGCCGTGCAGTACGGTCTCGTGGGGCTGCAGGTAGTGGTGCTCGCCTGGTTCGTGATTGCTGCGTTCAGCAGGATTGGTCAAGGAACAGACCCTCAGGCGATCGCCTTCTCCTGGGACTGGTTCAACCCGTTCGGCATCGACAGCTTCTCAGCCTTCGCGGTCGGCCTCTCGCTCTCGATCTTCGCCTTCTGGGGCTGGGACGTCTGCCTCACCGTCAGCGAGGAAACCCGCAACGGCAAGAAGACCGCGGGGCTCGCAGCCGCGGTGACCGCCGTCGTCGTGCTCGGAATCTACCTGCTCGGGGCGATCGCCACGGTGATGTTCGCCGGCGTCGGGACCGAGGGTGTCGGCCTGAATAACCCGGACATTTCCGAGAATGTGTTCGCCGCGCTGGCCGCCCCGGTCATGGGACCGTTCGCGATTCTGCTCTCGCTCGCGGTGCTGTCCAGTTGCGCCGCGTCGCTGCAGTCGACGTTTGTCTCGCCTGCGCGTAGCCTGCTCGCTATGGGGTACTACAAGGCCCTGCCGGACAAGTTTGCCACCGTGCACCCGAGGTTCCGTTCGCCGGTCTTCGCGACCATAGTTGCCGGCGTGATCTCGGCCGGTTTCTACTCGCTGATGCGGGTGATCAGCGACAACGTCCTGAATGACACGATCATGGCGCTCGGCCTCATGATCTGCTTCTACTACGGGCTCACCGCACTGGCCTGTGTCTGGTATTTCCGCCGCACAGCCTTCGCGTCCGCCCGCAACCTGGTGTTCCGGTTCCTCGCACCCCTGCTGGGCGGACTCGGCCTGATCGTCGTGTTCCTGCAGACCGCGATCGACAGCTGGGACCCCGCATTCGGCAGCGGCTCGGAGGTCTTCGGCGTAGGGCTGGTGTTTGTGATCGGCGTCGGAATCATCGCCCTCGGCATCCTCGTGATGCTGT
- a CDS encoding sigma factor-like helix-turn-helix DNA-binding protein — MGSVESSTKLGALLRRVGQGDRAAFTEFYAATAPCACGLAEHLLPDPVAHRTLVERAYLEVWERASEYKPSSGSPETWLINLLHRLAVRELREHDDARPTQTDLLRMIYFDGLTYRDIAKRLGVSTETIRGRIRENLGLLRAGRV; from the coding sequence ATGGGTAGTGTTGAAAGTTCCACGAAGCTTGGCGCCTTGCTGCGCCGGGTAGGGCAGGGTGACCGCGCCGCGTTCACCGAATTTTATGCGGCTACTGCACCGTGCGCCTGTGGCCTCGCGGAGCATCTCCTGCCTGATCCAGTAGCTCACCGCACACTGGTGGAGCGGGCGTATCTCGAGGTGTGGGAACGGGCATCGGAGTACAAGCCTTCCTCAGGCAGCCCTGAAACGTGGCTGATAAACCTGCTGCACCGGCTGGCTGTGCGTGAGCTGCGTGAACACGACGACGCCCGGCCAACACAAACGGACCTCCTGCGCATGATCTATTTCGACGGGCTTACCTACCGGGACATCGCCAAGCGCCTCGGTGTGTCAACTGAAACAATCCGCGGGAGGATCCGCGAGAACCTTGGGTTACTGCGTGCCGGTCGGGTATGA
- a CDS encoding TraR/DksA C4-type zinc finger protein, which yields MPVGYERFRSLLEEEWTASRAAQAALSADFASTSDLRRDSNIDDEHDPEGSTIAFELSQSATLIRDVDSRIAEVEAALHRLDTGTYGTCEVCHVPIAEGRLEARPWTRFCINHAAGA from the coding sequence GTGCCGGTCGGGTATGAGCGTTTCCGGTCCCTGCTTGAGGAGGAGTGGACGGCATCGCGTGCCGCCCAGGCAGCGCTGAGTGCCGATTTCGCGTCGACCAGTGACCTCCGGCGAGACTCCAACATCGATGACGAACACGATCCCGAAGGGTCCACCATCGCTTTCGAGCTGTCCCAGTCGGCAACCCTGATCCGGGATGTTGATTCGCGGATCGCCGAGGTCGAAGCCGCCCTCCACCGTCTGGATACCGGAACTTACGGCACCTGCGAAGTATGCCATGTTCCAATCGCCGAGGGCAGGCTGGAAGCCCGGCCATGGACGCGCTTCTGCATCAACCACGCGGCCGGTGCGTGA
- a CDS encoding nitrilase-related carbon-nitrogen hydrolase — MIEVTRSQTPESYARTTPPVRTPLRVGLVQHRWQPDENAVKAELNEGIARAAAQGAKVVFLPELTLSRYPADTLPEGTPADDAEDLLTGPTFTFAAEAARKHDVSVHASLYQKAENPDGDTDGLGLNTAILVSPKGELLARTHKLHIPVTEGYVEDKYFRQGPAAEDAYAVHGPEELNGARLGMPTCWDEWFPEVARLYSLAGADLLVYPTAIGSEPAFPKFDTQPLWQQVIVGNGIANGLFMVVPNRWGNEGNVNFYGSSFISDPYGRILVQAPRDESAVLVADLDLDQRSDWLELFPFLTTRRPDTYQALLDPVAARKLVAS, encoded by the coding sequence ATGATTGAAGTGACACGGAGCCAGACGCCGGAGTCCTACGCCCGTACCACGCCGCCCGTCCGTACGCCCCTCCGCGTGGGCCTGGTCCAGCATCGCTGGCAGCCTGACGAGAACGCCGTCAAGGCCGAACTCAACGAGGGCATCGCCCGCGCGGCTGCGCAGGGCGCCAAGGTTGTCTTCCTGCCCGAACTCACCCTGTCCCGCTACCCCGCGGACACCCTGCCCGAGGGCACGCCGGCCGACGACGCCGAAGACCTCCTCACCGGCCCCACCTTCACCTTCGCGGCGGAAGCGGCACGGAAGCACGACGTCAGCGTGCACGCCTCGCTCTACCAGAAGGCGGAAAACCCCGACGGCGATACAGACGGCCTTGGCCTCAACACGGCAATCCTCGTCTCGCCGAAGGGCGAGCTGCTCGCCCGTACACACAAACTCCACATCCCCGTCACCGAGGGGTATGTGGAGGACAAGTACTTCCGCCAGGGCCCGGCCGCTGAAGACGCCTACGCCGTCCACGGGCCTGAGGAGCTGAACGGCGCGCGCCTGGGCATGCCCACCTGCTGGGACGAGTGGTTCCCAGAGGTAGCCCGCCTCTACTCCCTGGCCGGCGCCGACCTGCTCGTCTACCCGACCGCCATCGGCTCCGAGCCCGCGTTCCCCAAGTTCGACACACAGCCCCTCTGGCAGCAGGTCATCGTCGGAAACGGCATTGCGAACGGCCTGTTCATGGTTGTCCCGAACCGCTGGGGCAACGAGGGAAACGTCAACTTCTACGGCTCGTCCTTCATCTCGGACCCGTACGGCCGCATCCTCGTTCAGGCACCCCGCGACGAATCCGCGGTGCTCGTCGCGGACCTCGACCTCGACCAGCGGAGCGACTGGCTCGAACTGTTCCCCTTCCTCACCACCCGCCGCCCGGACACCTACCAGGCCCTGCTGGACCCAGTGGCGGCGCGAAAGCTGGTCGCGTCATGA
- the gabT gene encoding 4-aminobutyrate--2-oxoglutarate transaminase yields the protein MTTQTTHALQPQFRLEQKRRITGSFPGPKSVALNERRSAVVAKGVASGVPVYVADADGGIVHDVDGNSFIDLGSGIAVTSVGASDPAVVAAVREQVEHFTHTCFMVTPYEGYIAVAEKLAELTPGDFEKRTVLFNSGAEAVENAVKVARVATGRTAVVAFDHAYHGRTNLTMALTAKSLPYKGGPAGNFGPFASEVYRVPMSYPFREENPSISGAEAARRAITMMEKQIGVESLAGIIIEPIQGEGGFIVPAEGFLPTLAEWARENGVVFIADEVQSGFCRTGEWFAVNHEGVVPDLITMAKGIAGGMPLSAVTGRADLLDAVHPGGLGGTYGGNPVACAAALAAIDTMTDLDLSARARRIEEIVVARLRKLQSETGIIGEVRGRGAMLAIEFVMPGSKEPNPVATKAIAAACLEEGVIILTCGTYGNVVRLLPPLVIGEELLNDGLDVLEAAIRAVK from the coding sequence ATGACAACGCAGACCACCCACGCACTCCAGCCGCAGTTCCGGCTTGAACAGAAGCGCAGGATCACCGGCAGCTTCCCAGGTCCCAAGTCCGTCGCGCTCAACGAGCGCCGTTCCGCCGTCGTCGCCAAGGGGGTTGCCTCCGGCGTTCCCGTGTACGTGGCGGACGCCGACGGCGGCATCGTGCACGACGTCGATGGCAACTCCTTCATCGACCTCGGCTCGGGAATCGCGGTGACGAGCGTCGGGGCGTCGGATCCCGCCGTCGTCGCCGCCGTCAGGGAACAGGTGGAGCACTTCACTCATACCTGCTTCATGGTGACCCCGTACGAGGGTTACATCGCCGTTGCGGAGAAGCTCGCAGAGCTTACTCCGGGCGACTTCGAGAAGCGCACCGTCCTGTTCAACTCCGGCGCTGAAGCGGTGGAGAATGCCGTCAAGGTTGCCCGCGTGGCCACGGGCCGCACCGCCGTCGTCGCCTTTGATCACGCGTACCACGGACGCACCAACCTGACGATGGCGCTGACCGCGAAGTCCCTTCCGTACAAGGGTGGGCCTGCCGGTAACTTCGGGCCGTTCGCGTCCGAGGTCTACCGTGTGCCGATGAGCTACCCGTTCCGTGAGGAGAACCCGTCGATTTCGGGTGCTGAGGCGGCACGCCGGGCGATCACGATGATGGAGAAGCAGATCGGCGTGGAGTCGCTCGCGGGCATCATCATCGAGCCCATCCAGGGCGAGGGCGGTTTTATCGTCCCCGCCGAGGGCTTCCTGCCGACGCTCGCCGAGTGGGCGCGGGAGAACGGCGTCGTCTTCATTGCGGATGAGGTGCAGTCGGGCTTCTGCCGGACGGGCGAGTGGTTCGCCGTCAACCATGAGGGTGTTGTCCCGGATCTCATCACCATGGCGAAGGGTATTGCCGGCGGCATGCCGCTCTCGGCGGTCACGGGCCGGGCGGACCTGCTCGACGCCGTCCACCCCGGCGGCCTGGGCGGAACCTACGGCGGCAACCCGGTTGCGTGTGCGGCGGCGCTCGCGGCGATCGACACCATGACGGACCTTGACCTGTCGGCACGTGCGCGGCGGATCGAGGAGATTGTGGTTGCGCGCCTGCGTAAGTTGCAGTCGGAAACGGGCATCATCGGTGAGGTTCGTGGCCGCGGTGCCATGCTCGCGATCGAGTTCGTGATGCCCGGTTCGAAGGAGCCCAACCCGGTGGCGACGAAAGCCATCGCGGCCGCGTGCCTCGAGGAGGGTGTCATCATCCTCACCTGCGGCACGTACGGCAACGTGGTCCGGCTGCTGCCGCCGCTGGTGATCGGCGAGGAGTTGCTGAACGACGGCCTCGACGTGCTGGAGGCGGCGATCCGTGCCGTGAAGTAG
- a CDS encoding helix-turn-helix domain-containing protein — MAAKEPEDTGIHCRLDELLAQRGMTLTELGRRVDMSIVNLSILKNDRARAIRFSTLRAICEVLECDVGDLLTVKRPKA; from the coding sequence GTGGCCGCAAAGGAACCTGAAGATACCGGTATCCACTGCCGCCTGGACGAGTTGCTGGCCCAACGCGGGATGACGCTGACCGAGCTCGGCAGACGAGTGGACATGAGCATCGTAAACCTGTCGATCCTGAAGAACGACCGCGCCCGTGCCATCCGCTTCTCCACCCTGCGGGCGATCTGCGAGGTGCTGGAGTGCGACGTCGGCGACCTCCTGACCGTCAAGCGTCCGAAGGCCTGA